In one window of Bacteroidota bacterium DNA:
- a CDS encoding T9SS type A sorting domain-containing protein, with protein PNQKIKRMPIVIKDAQYPINISWDINPENALTYSVSFMPEGGLGKPQIYNVETSGNLVIPKIKNGIISLTTSGDMNSEKSKHSYSLNENYPNPFNPNTVINYSIAEPNNVKLLVHDILGREVKILVNEYQSAGLKTVNFDAGDLPSGVYFYKLTVGSFTSVKKMILMR; from the coding sequence ACCGAATCAGAAAATAAAAAGAATGCCGATAGTTATTAAGGATGCACAATATCCGATAAATATAAGTTGGGATATTAATCCGGAAAATGCTTTGACTTATTCAGTTTCATTTATGCCGGAAGGAGGTTTAGGGAAGCCACAGATATACAATGTAGAAACTTCGGGAAATCTGGTAATTCCAAAAATTAAAAATGGGATTATATCACTAACTACAAGTGGTGATATGAATTCAGAAAAATCAAAGCATTCCTATTCACTAAATGAAAATTATCCAAATCCCTTTAATCCAAACACTGTGATAAATTATAGTATTGCTGAGCCCAATAATGTAAAATTACTTGTGCACGATATTCTTGGGCGAGAGGTAAAAATCTTAGTAAACGAATATCAATCAGCAGGGTTAAAAACTGTAAACTTTGATGCCGGTGATTTGCCAAGCGGCGTGTACTTCTACAAACTAACTGTTGGCTCATTTACATCTGTAAAGAAGATGATTTTAATGCGGTAG